A single region of the Desulfonatronovibrio hydrogenovorans DSM 9292 genome encodes:
- a CDS encoding DUF362 domain-containing protein produces MSKVYFWNLRASRKMPYDLRLKKLLKKLELGAMLEPGMLTAIKVHFGEGGTTGFVSPLWIKPVVEFIKKAGARPFLTDTNTLYIGNRGEAVSHHMQAVAHGFDPAVLGAPVIIADGLKSSNERRTDYNGKKLKEFYLAGDIVDSDFLVNVSHFKGHELAGFGGALKNLAMGCATRQGKMHQHCGLGPKVEEKHCQACGACVEVCAPKALTLENNVLGLDLEKCVGCASCFLVCKTGALQINWQTDVRDFLERMMEYAAAVLSLKRGLAVHINFIFNVTPDCDCPGFSDAPVCADIGVLASQDPVALDQACLDLVNEAQPLFPSKLPQETRPGDDKFGLIHPRTDGGYALEYAEELGLGTRHYELVMI; encoded by the coding sequence ATGAGCAAGGTGTATTTCTGGAATCTGAGGGCGTCACGCAAAATGCCCTATGATCTGCGGCTGAAAAAGCTTCTTAAAAAGCTGGAACTGGGAGCCATGCTTGAACCGGGCATGCTCACAGCCATCAAGGTCCACTTTGGCGAGGGAGGGACCACAGGCTTTGTTTCCCCCTTGTGGATCAAGCCGGTGGTTGAATTCATCAAAAAGGCAGGGGCCAGGCCCTTTCTGACCGATACCAATACCCTGTATATCGGCAACCGGGGAGAGGCCGTATCCCACCACATGCAGGCTGTTGCCCATGGATTTGACCCGGCTGTGCTGGGAGCCCCGGTGATCATAGCTGACGGTCTTAAAAGCAGTAATGAGCGCAGGACTGACTATAATGGCAAAAAGCTTAAGGAGTTTTACCTGGCCGGGGACATTGTGGACAGCGATTTTCTGGTCAATGTCAGCCACTTTAAGGGACATGAACTGGCCGGGTTTGGCGGGGCCCTGAAGAATCTGGCCATGGGCTGTGCCACCAGGCAGGGCAAGATGCACCAGCACTGCGGTCTGGGACCCAAGGTGGAGGAAAAGCACTGCCAGGCCTGCGGAGCCTGTGTGGAGGTCTGTGCTCCTAAGGCCCTGACCCTGGAGAATAATGTCCTTGGGCTGGATCTGGAAAAATGCGTTGGCTGTGCCTCCTGTTTTCTGGTCTGCAAAACCGGAGCCCTGCAGATCAACTGGCAGACCGATGTCCGGGATTTTCTGGAGCGGATGATGGAGTATGCAGCAGCCGTACTCAGCCTGAAAAGAGGTCTGGCTGTCCATATCAATTTTATATTCAATGTCACTCCGGACTGCGACTGTCCGGGCTTCAGTGATGCACCGGTCTGCGCAGACATCGGGGTTCTGGCCTCCCAGGATCCAGTTGCCCTGGACCAGGCCTGTCTGGATCTGGTCAATGAGGCCCAGCCCCTTTTTCCCAGCAAGCTTCCTCAAGAGACCAGACCTGGAGATGACAAGTTCGGACTCATTCATCCCCGGACCGATGGCGGGTATGCCCTGGAATATGCAGAAGAACTGGGCCTTGGCACAAGGCATTATGAACTGGTCATGATCTGA
- a CDS encoding FmdB family zinc ribbon protein has translation MPIYEYRCSDCQQVFEEWQKGFEDRDMVCPVCGGASSRLISNSAFVLKGSGWYVTDYCNRQSSAGNGNGQPKAQEASSGPDTASGSGSGGSGATTDSSAD, from the coding sequence ATGCCCATCTACGAGTACAGGTGCAGCGATTGCCAGCAGGTATTTGAGGAATGGCAGAAAGGCTTTGAGGACAGGGATATGGTCTGTCCAGTATGTGGAGGGGCCTCATCCAGGCTTATTTCCAACTCAGCCTTTGTCCTCAAGGGCAGTGGCTGGTATGTGACAGACTACTGTAACCGCCAGTCCTCAGCCGGCAATGGCAATGGCCAGCCCAAGGCCCAGGAGGCCTCATCCGGTCCGGACACTGCTTCGGGTTCCGGGTCCGGCGGTTCTGGAGCCACAACAGATTCAAGCGCGGATTAA
- the purB gene encoding adenylosuccinate lyase, with the protein MIERYTRKEMGEMWSLENRFRAWLEVELAVCEAWHRLGIIPGKDMENIRSRADFDLERILEIEEQTKHDVIAFLTAVEEKVGPSSRYIHLGCTSSDIVDTSNALLLFRAGTMISRGLDDLLQTLAGLAAKFKGRLMMGRTHGIHAEPTSFGLKMTGFYAEFQRHRQRWQRALENIRIGKISGAVGTYAHLEPEVERITCQILGLEPDPVSTQIIQRDRYAEYFTSLAIMAGGIERICVELRHLQRTEVLEVEEGFSKGQKGSSAMPHKKNPISAENLTGLSRLVRTNSLAAMENMALWHERDISHSSVERVIMPDSTILIHYMLSRLNSVLANLRVNDQNMDRNLNLSMGLFFSQRVLLGLIEKGMQRQKAYELVQKEAMYCWENRTQFPERIRQNAQISEFFSPEELEKLFDSGYYLKHEELIMTRVLG; encoded by the coding sequence ATGATTGAAAGATACACTAGAAAAGAAATGGGTGAGATGTGGAGCCTGGAAAACAGGTTCAGGGCCTGGCTGGAAGTTGAGCTGGCCGTTTGCGAGGCCTGGCATCGCCTGGGGATAATCCCCGGGAAAGACATGGAGAACATCAGATCCAGGGCTGACTTTGATCTGGAGCGAATCCTGGAGATCGAGGAGCAGACCAAGCACGATGTCATAGCTTTCCTTACTGCAGTGGAGGAAAAGGTTGGCCCGTCATCCAGATATATCCACCTGGGATGTACCTCGTCGGATATTGTGGACACATCCAATGCCCTTCTTTTGTTCCGGGCCGGGACCATGATCTCCAGGGGCCTGGACGATCTTCTCCAGACCCTGGCCGGACTGGCCGCAAAATTCAAAGGCCGGCTCATGATGGGCCGGACCCACGGCATCCATGCAGAACCCACCAGCTTTGGCCTGAAAATGACCGGTTTTTACGCTGAATTCCAGAGGCATCGCCAGAGGTGGCAAAGGGCCCTGGAAAATATAAGGATCGGAAAAATTTCCGGGGCAGTGGGCACCTATGCCCATCTGGAGCCTGAAGTGGAACGGATTACCTGCCAGATCCTGGGGCTTGAGCCGGACCCGGTCTCCACCCAGATCATCCAGCGGGACCGTTATGCCGAGTACTTTACCAGCCTGGCCATTATGGCCGGGGGCATTGAAAGGATCTGCGTGGAACTTAGACACCTGCAGCGCACAGAGGTTCTGGAGGTGGAAGAGGGGTTCTCCAAGGGGCAGAAGGGTTCGTCTGCCATGCCCCACAAGAAGAATCCCATTTCAGCCGAGAACTTGACCGGCCTGTCCAGGCTGGTCCGTACCAATTCCTTGGCTGCCATGGAAAACATGGCCCTCTGGCATGAACGGGACATCAGCCACTCTTCAGTGGAACGGGTCATTATGCCTGATTCCACCATTCTTATCCATTATATGCTTTCCAGACTGAATAGTGTTCTGGCCAATTTAAGGGTGAATGACCAGAACATGGACCGGAACCTGAATCTGTCCATGGGGCTGTTTTTTTCCCAGAGGGTTCTGCTGGGGCTCATAGAAAAGGGCATGCAGCGGCAGAAGGCTTATGAACTGGTCCAGAAAGAGGCCATGTACTGCTGGGAAAACAGGACCCAGTTTCCCGAGAGAATCAGGCAGAATGCCCAAATCAGCGAATTTTTCAGTCCGGAAGAACTGGAAAAACTTTTTGATTCAGGTTATTATTTAAAACACGAGGAACTTATCATGACCAGGGTGCTTGGATGA
- the pyrE gene encoding orotate phosphoribosyltransferase: MTDLNRLKKKLASLLYAKSYREGDFTLTSGKKSDYYFDCKQTALHPEGGYLIGRIFLDMIKDSSLDIQGVGGMTLGADPLVSAVTVLSHLDQTPLPGFIIRKKAKGHGTNAYLEGMANFEPGFRVCLLEDVVTTGGTLITACERVRDAGLDIRGVICVLDREEGGRENLARAGYDLISIFTRKELVHAAKN; encoded by the coding sequence ATGACCGATCTGAACCGACTCAAGAAAAAGCTGGCCAGCCTCCTGTATGCCAAATCCTACCGGGAAGGTGACTTCACCCTGACCTCAGGCAAGAAAAGCGATTATTATTTTGACTGCAAGCAGACTGCACTGCACCCTGAAGGCGGCTACCTCATAGGCAGGATCTTCCTGGATATGATCAAGGATTCCTCCCTGGACATCCAGGGTGTGGGGGGCATGACCCTGGGTGCGGACCCCCTGGTGTCCGCTGTTACTGTGCTTTCTCATCTGGATCAGACGCCCCTGCCGGGCTTCATTATCCGCAAGAAGGCCAAGGGCCATGGCACCAACGCCTATCTGGAGGGCATGGCCAACTTTGAGCCGGGATTCAGGGTCTGTCTGCTGGAGGATGTGGTAACTACCGGAGGAACCCTGATTACGGCCTGTGAGAGGGTCAGGGATGCAGGCCTTGACATCCGGGGGGTGATCTGCGTTCTGGACAGGGAGGAAGGGGGCAGGGAAAACCTGGCCCGGGCCGGGTATGATCTGATCTCAATTTTCACCAGGAAAGAACTGGTTCATGCGGCAAAAAATTAG